AATAATTGATAGAATTTTTGAATATTGTGTAGAACATAAGGTCAAGGTAGGTATTACAACAAATGGAATATTTTTACCATACTTCGCTAAAAAATTGATCATATATCGAGGCATAATATCAGCTATAGCAGTTACGATAAATACTTTACCAGAGACTTATAGAGAAACTGTGAAAATAACTAAAGTTGCTAATAATCCAGAAAAATTACTTGCAGTAACAAAGCTACTTTTAGATTATGGAGTAGTTATGGATGTCGGAACTAATTTTGATAAAACTAATTTGTCAAAATTAAGTGATATTTTTAACTATTTCGTGGATCAAGGATACTTTGAAAGAGAGAATTTTTATTGGAATGTTGGCAGAGTTGATGATCGCTTTTTTGATACTGGCTATGATGATTATATTGTATCAGAAACAGATATCTTGCTCGAATTGATGAAAATTAAAGATGGTATTCCAAATAATTTGCATGCTGGCTTTATTCAAACATGTAAAAATATTACAGATAAGTTGGATCTGTCTTTTAATGAAGAACAAATTAAGGGGATATATAACTATTGCTGGAATGTCTCGCCATATGAAAAAGTTTACTATGTGGACAACGAATTGAATTTATTCAGATGCACTGTAACAGTAGGGCGTCCGCAGTATATTTTGGGAAATTTAGATAATTTTGACCTATTGACCTATGAGCATGAAACAAAAACATTTTTAGACTATAAAGTATGTCAAACTTGTTACTTAGGCGGCTTTTGCTCTGGAGGGTGTAAGTTATCTGCTGACGTTGATTTTGATAAACAATGTAGATGGGAAAAGAAAGAGTTTGAAAGATTTGTAAATTTAATTTTATTACCTGAAATTAAAAAAAGGTTAAAATGCTTATGACAAAAGCTTTTAAACGCCTAGCTCTTTCGCAGATCATGGCTGATCTAGCCGATACAGCTTTAACGGTCTTGATCATTGCTAATATTTATCAGCTTTCAGATTCATTGCTTGCTAGTTCAGTCATCCCGATCTTGATGGGCAGTTCTTCTTTTTTGACGACATTTTTGGCACCGCTGATCAGTAAAAAAATACCTTTAAATCAAATAATGGTCGCTACTCAGGCTGGAAAAACTTTGATCTTAGCTCTTTTAACACTTAGTCTGGCTTTTTATCCTAAATTGCCGGTTATTTTGATCTATCTTTTAGTTTTGGTGATCTCATTACTTGATGGGGTCGAACGCCCAGT
This window of the Ligilactobacillus faecis genome carries:
- a CDS encoding radical SAM/SPASM ryptide class RiPP maturase translates to MNYELEEGVLKPILSVGKLKKFSLASIYKKSIDQNYTLVINTFRNKILVVDNQCIMDDKVEIDESLENWFKTPANDLEYFTVDTLYDSEQLLEAKKRIQISIAVTYSCNLHCSYCFQQKYDGLIKKTITLADLNIILDKISELQAKDPKLDISIGLFGGEPLLPKNEAIIDRIFEYCVEHKVKVGITTNGIFLPYFAKKLIIYRGIISAIAVTINTLPETYRETVKITKVANNPEKLLAVTKLLLDYGVVMDVGTNFDKTNLSKLSDIFNYFVDQGYFERENFYWNVGRVDDRFFDTGYDDYIVSETDILLELMKIKDGIPNNLHAGFIQTCKNITDKLDLSFNEEQIKGIYNYCWNVSPYEKVYYVDNELNLFRCTVTVGRPQYILGNLDNFDLLTYEHETKTFLDYKVCQTCYLGGFCSGGCKLSADVDFDKQCRWEKKEFERFVNLILLPEIKKRLKCL